The Paenibacillus sp. RUD330 genome has a segment encoding these proteins:
- the metA gene encoding homoserine O-succinyltransferase, whose amino-acid sequence MPIKVPDHLPAKEVLAEENIFVMDESVAYHQDIRPLRIAILNLMPNKETTETQLLRLIGNTPLQVEAVLLHPRTHTSKNTSSDHLQSFYKTFDEIAHLYFDGMVITGAPVEQLAFEEVNYWEELKDIMDWSRSHVTSTFHICWASQAGLYHHYGVPKYDLDQKIFGVYPHTVEKRGVNLLRGFDEMFFVPQSRHTEVRREDIEGIADLDILSESPDAGVYLVASKDGRQIFVTGHSEYDPETLKYEYDRDIAKGMDIALPINYYPGNDPSRKPLSTWRAHANLLYSNWLNYYVYQQTPFDLGAHI is encoded by the coding sequence ATGCCGATCAAAGTACCCGACCATTTGCCCGCCAAGGAGGTTCTGGCGGAAGAGAATATATTCGTCATGGACGAAAGCGTCGCCTACCATCAGGATATCCGCCCGCTGCGGATCGCAATCCTCAACCTGATGCCGAACAAGGAGACGACGGAGACGCAGCTGCTCCGCCTCATCGGCAATACGCCGCTGCAGGTGGAGGCTGTCCTGCTGCATCCGCGCACGCACACGTCGAAAAATACGTCGTCGGATCATCTGCAATCGTTCTACAAGACGTTCGACGAGATCGCCCATCTGTATTTCGACGGCATGGTCATCACCGGCGCCCCGGTGGAGCAGCTGGCTTTCGAGGAAGTGAACTACTGGGAAGAGCTGAAGGACATCATGGACTGGAGCCGCAGCCACGTGACTTCGACCTTCCACATCTGTTGGGCCTCACAGGCCGGCCTGTACCATCACTACGGCGTGCCCAAGTACGATCTCGACCAGAAGATCTTCGGCGTGTATCCGCACACGGTGGAGAAGCGCGGGGTCAACCTGCTGCGCGGCTTCGACGAGATGTTCTTCGTGCCGCAGTCGCGCCACACGGAGGTCCGCCGAGAGGATATCGAGGGCATCGCCGATCTCGACATCCTCTCGGAATCGCCGGATGCCGGCGTATACCTCGTCGCCTCCAAGGATGGGCGCCAGATCTTCGTCACCGGCCATTCCGAATACGATCCGGAGACGCTCAAGTACGAATACGACCGCGACATCGCCAAAGGCATGGATATCGCCCTGCCGATCAACTATTATCCCGGCAACGATCCGTCCCGCAAGCCTCTGTCCACCTGGAGGGCGCATGCCAACCTGCTGTACTCCAACTGGCTGAACTATTACGTCTACCAGCAGACGCCATTTGATCTCGGAGCCCATATATAG
- the uraA gene encoding uracil permease gives MKREIGVLERPPLGPGLLLSLQHLFAMFGSTVLVPNILGVDPAICLLMNGIGTLFYILLTKGRIPAYLGSSFAFIGPASGVIAAHASGGGYAAALGGFIAAGIVFTIVALIVQAAGTGWIHIVFPPAAMGAIVAVIGLELVPVAARMAGWIAPDAAKAASWTPDSKVIALSIITLLVTVFGSVLFRGFLKIIPILIGIVTGYAVAYFMGMTHEAGDAIAAAGWLQAPQATMPVLDWNAVAIILPAAFVVIAEHVGHLVVTGNIVNKDLSKDPGLHRSLLGNGLSTIVSGFVGATPNTTYGENIGVLAITRVYSTFVIGGAALIAILLSFFGKFSALVANIPPAVMGGVSLLLFGVIAASGLRILIEEKVDYGRPSNLFLTTVVLVTGLSGVKLTFGDFSISGMALATVVAVVFSLLFKLFEVTGLSNEKDGTEGH, from the coding sequence TTGAAGCGTGAAATCGGAGTATTGGAGAGGCCGCCACTCGGTCCGGGCCTTCTCCTCAGCCTGCAGCATCTGTTCGCCATGTTCGGCTCCACCGTGCTCGTGCCCAACATCCTGGGCGTGGATCCAGCCATCTGCCTTCTTATGAACGGCATCGGCACCCTGTTCTACATCCTCCTCACCAAAGGCCGCATCCCGGCCTACCTCGGCTCCAGCTTCGCCTTCATCGGACCGGCGTCCGGGGTCATCGCGGCCCACGCTTCCGGCGGAGGCTACGCGGCGGCGCTCGGCGGCTTCATCGCGGCGGGCATCGTCTTCACCATCGTCGCCCTCATCGTGCAGGCGGCGGGCACGGGATGGATCCATATCGTCTTTCCGCCGGCGGCTATGGGCGCCATCGTCGCCGTCATCGGGCTCGAGCTTGTGCCGGTAGCCGCGCGCATGGCCGGCTGGATCGCCCCGGATGCGGCGAAGGCGGCTTCATGGACGCCCGATTCGAAAGTCATCGCCCTTTCCATCATCACGCTGCTCGTCACCGTCTTCGGCTCCGTGCTCTTCCGCGGCTTCCTGAAGATCATTCCGATTCTGATCGGCATCGTCACCGGTTATGCCGTCGCCTATTTCATGGGAATGACGCATGAAGCGGGCGATGCGATCGCCGCGGCCGGATGGCTGCAGGCGCCTCAAGCGACCATGCCGGTGCTGGACTGGAACGCGGTCGCCATCATCCTGCCGGCCGCCTTCGTCGTCATCGCCGAGCATGTCGGCCATCTCGTCGTCACCGGCAACATCGTGAACAAGGACCTGTCCAAGGATCCCGGCCTGCACCGCTCGCTGCTCGGCAACGGCCTCAGCACGATCGTATCGGGCTTCGTCGGAGCAACTCCGAATACGACCTACGGCGAGAACATCGGCGTGCTCGCCATCACCCGCGTCTACAGCACCTTCGTCATCGGCGGCGCGGCACTCATCGCCATCCTGCTCTCTTTCTTCGGCAAGTTCTCCGCGCTCGTGGCCAACATTCCGCCGGCGGTCATGGGCGGCGTCTCCCTGCTGCTGTTCGGAGTCATCGCGGCGTCCGGGTTGCGCATCCTGATCGAGGAGAAGGTCGACTACGGCCGGCCGTCGAACCTGTTCCTGACGACAGTCGTGCTTGTGACCGGCCTCAGCGGCGTGAAGCTGACATTCGGCGACTTCTCCATCTCCGGCATGGCGCTTGCCACCGTGGTCGCCGTCGTGTTCAGCCTGCTGTTCAAGCTGTTCGAAGTGACCGGCCTCTCCAACGAAAAGGATGGAACGGAAGGGCACTGA
- a CDS encoding S-layer homology domain-containing protein, protein MFKSICITLLAAALSLPAQLPAAAAAADEAPQASSEAYSWGRAAVVGGGFIPGIVYSKAEQGLAYVRTDMGGAYRRDASTGGVWKQLLEGIGMEEWNLLGVESIAPDPSDPNRVYAALGTYTNDWTDMNGYIYRSSDRGDSWQRTELPFKLGGNMPGRSMGERLAVDPNDGDILYLGARSGNGLWRSADAGATWSRVAAFPAVGSAADDYMKDPIGVVWVAFDPSSGTKGSPTPVIYAGTADRDASIYRSRDSGATWEAVPGQPGQGFLPHHGVLSSDGRLYVTYAKDIGPYNGGEGSVWVLDTASGQWSDISPEGAGSTSSPYGGLAVDARHPGTVMVATMNKWWPDEQIYRSLDGGRTWKPFWTFGNYPERNNGYELDASLSPWLDWGVKDKPLPETSPKLGWMIGSLEIDPFDSGSILYGTGATLYGASDVTALDQPLTAGGSVYGPVHLSVQAGGIEETSVLGLISPPAGAPLLSAMGDIGGFRHADLSRAPEMITNPYIGTSTDLDYAELDPDFIVRVGNVSGSDAGIGVSRDNGITWKPGTNPWGSGSSVGGGYVAASADGRSILWSPEGQPASRSADDGQTWQPSAGIPAGAAVSSDRVNPDKFYGFSDGIFYTSADGGATFHQEAATGLPKRITSKFKAVPGVEGDIWLAAASDNKNPEDAFGLYRSTDSGASFRQVQGVEESASVGFGKAAAGQPYMAVYSYAKVDGKWGIYRSDDAGGRWTRINDDAHQFGAANRTITGDPRVYGRVYVGTNGLGVVVGERQAQEPNPGSEPSPSSGPTPSAAPSPSSGPTPSTAPSPSSGPTPSAETNPGTEPSATPAPGPAWTPTPTPSASPAPSAAPTPAASPAPSASPPDGSAGSARPFTDLADAPWAAADIGRLAALDIVRGSLAGAFEPNRAVTRAEFTVLLQRALKLPEAAAAGPGPFKDVPPGAWYSQAVAAAAEAGLISGTGSGAFEPSRPLTRQELAVMAMRALQLLGKLQPPDAADIPSLLGAYKDGGRTAPYAQASLAGLLQAGMLSGMPDGSLAPAQPATRAQAAVLLLRLLGR, encoded by the coding sequence GTGTTCAAATCCATCTGCATCACCCTGCTCGCAGCCGCTCTGTCGCTGCCTGCCCAATTGCCGGCCGCCGCCGCGGCCGCGGATGAAGCTCCCCAAGCCTCGAGCGAAGCCTACAGCTGGGGTCGGGCCGCCGTCGTCGGCGGAGGGTTCATTCCCGGCATCGTCTACAGCAAGGCCGAACAGGGACTTGCCTACGTCCGGACGGACATGGGCGGCGCCTATCGCCGTGACGCCTCCACGGGCGGCGTCTGGAAGCAGCTGCTGGAGGGAATCGGCATGGAGGAATGGAATCTGCTCGGCGTGGAGAGCATCGCTCCCGATCCGTCCGATCCGAACCGGGTCTATGCCGCGCTAGGCACCTATACCAATGACTGGACCGACATGAACGGCTACATCTACCGCTCCTCCGACCGGGGGGACAGCTGGCAGCGGACGGAGCTTCCCTTCAAGCTCGGAGGCAATATGCCCGGACGCTCCATGGGCGAGCGGCTGGCCGTCGATCCCAACGACGGAGACATCCTCTATCTCGGCGCGCGCAGCGGCAACGGCCTCTGGAGAAGCGCCGATGCCGGGGCCACCTGGAGCCGGGTCGCTGCCTTCCCCGCCGTCGGCTCGGCTGCAGACGACTATATGAAGGATCCCATCGGAGTCGTCTGGGTCGCCTTCGACCCTTCATCCGGAACGAAGGGAAGCCCGACGCCGGTCATCTATGCGGGAACGGCGGACCGGGATGCCTCCATCTACCGCAGCCGGGATTCCGGCGCGACATGGGAAGCCGTGCCGGGCCAGCCCGGCCAGGGCTTCCTGCCGCATCACGGCGTCCTCTCGTCCGACGGCCGGCTCTACGTGACCTACGCCAAGGATATCGGACCTTATAACGGCGGCGAAGGCTCGGTCTGGGTTCTCGATACGGCTTCCGGACAATGGAGCGACATCAGTCCGGAAGGCGCAGGCAGCACCTCCAGCCCGTACGGCGGCCTCGCCGTCGACGCCCGCCATCCCGGCACCGTCATGGTCGCAACGATGAACAAATGGTGGCCGGACGAGCAGATCTACCGCAGCCTAGACGGAGGCCGGACATGGAAGCCGTTCTGGACGTTCGGCAATTACCCGGAGCGGAACAACGGCTACGAGCTGGACGCCTCCCTTTCCCCTTGGCTGGACTGGGGGGTGAAGGACAAGCCCCTGCCCGAAACTTCGCCCAAGCTGGGCTGGATGATCGGCAGCCTGGAGATCGATCCGTTCGACTCCGGCTCGATTCTGTACGGAACGGGAGCGACGCTGTACGGCGCTTCCGACGTGACCGCGCTCGACCAGCCGCTCACAGCGGGAGGCAGCGTCTACGGACCTGTGCATCTGTCCGTCCAGGCGGGGGGCATCGAGGAGACCTCCGTGCTCGGGCTCATCAGCCCGCCGGCAGGAGCTCCTCTGCTCAGCGCGATGGGCGATATCGGAGGCTTCCGCCACGCCGATCTGTCCAGAGCTCCTGAGATGATCACGAATCCTTATATCGGAACAAGCACGGATCTGGACTATGCCGAGCTTGACCCCGACTTCATCGTGCGGGTCGGCAATGTCTCCGGCAGTGATGCCGGCATCGGGGTGTCCCGGGACAACGGCATCACCTGGAAACCCGGCACGAATCCATGGGGAAGCGGCTCGTCCGTCGGCGGCGGTTATGTGGCGGCTTCCGCCGACGGCCGCTCCATCCTCTGGAGTCCGGAAGGCCAGCCCGCAAGCCGGTCCGCGGACGACGGACAGACATGGCAGCCGTCCGCAGGCATTCCAGCCGGCGCTGCCGTCAGCTCCGACCGCGTCAATCCGGACAAATTCTACGGCTTCAGCGACGGCATCTTCTACACGAGCGCCGATGGCGGAGCGACCTTCCATCAAGAGGCGGCGACGGGGCTTCCGAAGCGGATCACCAGCAAATTCAAAGCCGTTCCGGGTGTCGAAGGCGACATCTGGCTTGCCGCGGCATCGGACAATAAAAATCCCGAGGATGCGTTCGGCCTGTACCGCTCCACGGATTCCGGAGCCAGCTTCCGGCAGGTTCAAGGCGTCGAGGAGTCGGCTTCGGTCGGCTTCGGCAAAGCCGCTGCCGGACAGCCATACATGGCTGTGTACAGTTATGCGAAGGTCGATGGGAAGTGGGGCATCTACCGCTCCGACGACGCAGGCGGCCGCTGGACGCGCATCAATGACGACGCCCATCAGTTCGGCGCCGCCAACCGGACGATAACGGGAGATCCACGTGTATACGGCCGCGTTTACGTCGGAACCAACGGCCTCGGCGTCGTGGTCGGGGAACGGCAGGCCCAGGAGCCGAATCCGGGCTCGGAGCCTTCGCCGAGCTCCGGGCCGACTCCGAGCGCAGCCCCTTCCCCGAGCTCCGGGCCGACTCCGAGCACGGCCCCTTCCCCGAGCTCCGGGCCGACTCCGAGCGCGGAGACGAATCCGGGCACGGAGCCCTCTGCGACGCCGGCTCCAGGACCGGCTTGGACACCAACGCCGACGCCGAGCGCTTCGCCTGCCCCATCGGCGGCTCCAACGCCGGCAGCGTCTCCCGCGCCATCCGCATCTCCGCCGGACGGATCGGCCGGCAGCGCCCGCCCGTTCACCGATCTTGCGGATGCGCCTTGGGCCGCCGCCGACATCGGCAGGCTCGCCGCGCTGGATATCGTCCGCGGCTCCCTCGCCGGCGCCTTCGAGCCGAACCGCGCCGTCACCCGCGCGGAATTCACCGTCCTTCTGCAGCGGGCGCTGAAGCTTCCCGAAGCAGCCGCGGCGGGTCCGGGCCCGTTCAAGGACGTCCCTCCGGGCGCCTGGTACAGCCAAGCCGTTGCGGCCGCGGCGGAAGCAGGCCTGATCTCGGGCACAGGCAGCGGAGCCTTCGAGCCGTCCAGGCCGCTGACGCGCCAGGAGCTCGCCGTCATGGCGATGCGGGCTCTGCAGCTGCTCGGCAAGCTCCAGCCGCCCGACGCTGCGGATATCCCTTCGCTTCTTGGCGCCTACAAGGACGGCGGCAGGACGGCCCCGTATGCCCAGGCCTCCCTCGCAGGCCTCCTTCAGGCCGGCATGCTGTCCGGGATGCCGGATGGCAGCCTCGCCCCGGCGCAGCCTGCCACTCGCGCCCAAGCGGCCGTTCTGCTGCTGCGGCTTCTCGGCCGCTGA
- the corA gene encoding magnesium/cobalt transporter CorA, with the protein MKIRMVNNGVFAPVEDLQATLVPPLEGFYWIDADVEDLAVLQPLFGLHDLAVEDCLSEEEQRPKIELYEGHYFIVINSIRFDDEEIFLRALNMFLGRHYIITVTKQKINELRALKPILWEQDVNRPDRFLYHLVDLVVDNYFLVGDRIEARIESLEEDILMHTKKSHLGEIIGLRSEILWLKKVLGPQRDVIATLNKKDLRLIDDQLQKYFSDIYENAVKITETFDTYRDLMANLREAYQSSLSSRANEIMRVFTALTTIFMPLTFITGIYGMNFSHLPGEHFYYGFYLIMGFMLMLGGGMLFLFRKKEWL; encoded by the coding sequence ATGAAAATCCGCATGGTCAACAACGGGGTGTTCGCCCCCGTCGAAGATTTGCAAGCAACGCTTGTCCCGCCCCTCGAGGGCTTCTACTGGATCGATGCGGACGTCGAGGACCTTGCCGTCCTCCAGCCGCTGTTCGGCCTTCACGACCTGGCCGTCGAGGACTGTCTGAGCGAGGAGGAGCAGCGCCCGAAGATCGAGCTGTACGAAGGCCATTATTTTATCGTCATCAACAGCATCAGGTTCGATGACGAGGAGATCTTCCTCCGGGCGCTCAACATGTTTCTCGGCCGGCATTACATCATCACCGTCACGAAGCAGAAGATCAACGAGCTGCGTGCCCTGAAGCCGATTCTCTGGGAGCAGGACGTCAACCGACCGGACCGCTTCCTGTACCATCTCGTCGACCTTGTCGTGGACAATTACTTCCTCGTCGGCGACCGGATCGAGGCGCGCATCGAGAGCCTTGAGGAAGACATCCTCATGCATACGAAAAAATCGCATCTCGGCGAGATCATCGGCCTGCGCAGCGAGATTCTCTGGCTCAAGAAGGTGCTCGGCCCTCAGCGCGACGTCATCGCCACGCTGAACAAAAAGGATCTTCGCCTCATCGACGACCAGCTGCAGAAGTACTTCAGCGACATCTACGAGAATGCGGTCAAGATCACCGAGACGTTCGACACGTACCGCGACCTCATGGCGAACTTGCGCGAGGCTTACCAGTCCAGCCTGTCCAGCCGCGCCAACGAGATCATGCGCGTGTTCACGGCGCTGACGACGATTTTCATGCCTCTGACGTTCATCACCGGCATCTACGGCATGAACTTCTCCCATCTGCCGGGAGAGCATTTCTATTACGGCTTCTACCTCATCATGGGCTTCATGCTCATGCTGGGCGGCGGCATGCTGTTCCTGTTCCGCAAGAAAGAGTGGCTGTAA
- a CDS encoding MFS transporter: MDKKAVRGWILYDWANSAFATTMIAAVMPVYYDQVAGKGLEGSLASVYWANTQSIAMLFVALLSPLAGAAADLLGSKLRFLIAFTLLGAVPSSLMAFAGEGDWFLASCLLILGIIGFTTGGTFYDALLRDGIPENDRHKVSAQGYAMGYAGGGLLLAANILMIQKPEWFGFADSTAATKASFVTVGIWWLLFSLPLFLNWKEPRPDRASGPALRRVGRTAWQSMRRLGGTLRSLKRYPELLKYMIAFWFFNDGISTVIVMATIYGSSIGIESSDLILALLITQFTGLPATLLFGRLVSRFGAKRMLMYSLAVYLVIVVLGYFMTNQLHFYILAFMVGLVQGGSQSAARSLYAGLLPAGRSGEWFGFLALSSKFTSMLGPLVFSIVGTLTGSTRTAILSVAAFFLIGMVLLSLVDFVKGALQAEQAELPGAAAGGSGFGA; this comes from the coding sequence ATGGACAAAAAGGCTGTCAGGGGCTGGATCTTGTACGATTGGGCCAACTCCGCGTTCGCTACGACGATGATTGCGGCAGTCATGCCGGTATACTACGACCAGGTCGCGGGAAAAGGCCTTGAAGGCTCGCTGGCCTCCGTCTACTGGGCCAACACCCAGAGCATCGCCATGCTGTTCGTCGCCCTGCTGTCGCCGCTCGCTGGGGCTGCGGCCGACCTGCTCGGCTCCAAGCTGCGGTTCCTTATCGCCTTCACCCTGCTCGGCGCCGTTCCGAGCTCGCTGATGGCTTTTGCCGGGGAAGGAGACTGGTTCCTCGCTTCCTGCCTGCTCATTCTCGGCATCATCGGCTTCACGACCGGCGGCACCTTCTATGACGCTCTTCTGCGCGACGGCATACCGGAAAATGACCGCCACAAGGTAAGCGCTCAAGGCTATGCGATGGGTTACGCGGGCGGAGGGCTGCTGCTCGCCGCCAATATCCTCATGATCCAGAAGCCGGAGTGGTTCGGATTCGCGGATTCGACGGCCGCCACCAAAGCCTCGTTCGTGACGGTCGGCATCTGGTGGCTGCTGTTCTCGCTGCCGCTCTTCCTGAACTGGAAGGAGCCGCGCCCGGATCGGGCGTCCGGTCCGGCGCTGAGGAGGGTAGGCCGGACGGCCTGGCAATCCATGCGGCGCCTCGGCGGAACGCTGCGCTCGCTGAAGAGGTATCCCGAGCTTCTCAAATACATGATCGCCTTCTGGTTTTTCAACGACGGCATCAGCACGGTCATCGTCATGGCGACGATCTACGGCTCCAGCATCGGCATCGAATCGAGCGACCTCATCCTGGCTCTGCTGATTACCCAGTTCACAGGCTTGCCGGCGACGCTGCTGTTCGGGCGGCTGGTATCCCGATTCGGCGCCAAGCGGATGCTGATGTACTCGCTGGCTGTGTATCTGGTCATCGTCGTGCTCGGCTACTTCATGACGAACCAGCTGCATTTCTACATCCTGGCGTTCATGGTCGGCCTTGTCCAGGGCGGCAGCCAGTCGGCCGCGCGCTCGCTGTACGCGGGACTTCTTCCGGCAGGCAGATCCGGCGAATGGTTCGGATTCCTCGCCCTTTCCAGCAAGTTCACCTCCATGCTCGGCCCGCTCGTCTTCTCCATTGTCGGCACGCTGACAGGCTCGACCCGGACGGCGATCCTGTCGGTGGCCGCTTTCTTCCTGATCGGAATGGTCCTGCTGTCGCTGGTCGACTTCGTCAAGGGAGCGCTGCAAGCGGAGCAGGCGGAGCTTCCGGGCGCCGCGGCAGGCGGCAGCGGCTTCGGAGCCTAG
- a CDS encoding LysR family transcriptional regulator yields MNISQLETLLTISKTMSFRKAGEQLNLTQPAVSAQIKSLEEEFKTVLVDRNQPVTLTDRGQVFLDHAVRILSIVEELKQKLSDLNHIPQGHIVLGTTSSIAIQILPRVLSYFQNQFPLIKTTIHSMPSSQVMASVEKGSVDLGITYLSEKNPNLQTSALYYDTFELVVSPAHPLAEFKHASIDKLKDIPLIMLSPDTLGRRFVDRIFSKNGINPNIVMELSSSEEVKRMVEINLGAAIVSNLSIANELRAGTLRMIRVTELEVTHPIGVVYKSGRYLNSAMQQFLSDLKGMPEAQFISSE; encoded by the coding sequence CTGAATATCAGCCAGCTCGAAACGCTGCTCACCATCTCTAAGACGATGAGCTTCCGCAAAGCAGGGGAGCAGCTCAACTTGACTCAGCCGGCCGTATCGGCCCAGATCAAGAGCCTGGAGGAGGAATTCAAGACGGTGCTGGTAGACCGCAACCAGCCTGTGACGCTGACGGACCGGGGACAGGTGTTCCTCGACCATGCCGTGCGCATCCTGTCCATCGTCGAAGAGCTGAAGCAGAAGCTGTCCGACCTGAACCATATTCCGCAGGGCCATATCGTGCTCGGGACGACGAGCTCCATCGCCATCCAGATTCTGCCCCGGGTGCTGTCCTACTTCCAGAACCAGTTCCCGCTGATCAAGACGACGATCCATTCGATGCCGTCCTCGCAGGTCATGGCCAGCGTCGAGAAGGGCAGCGTCGATCTCGGGATCACCTATCTGTCCGAGAAGAATCCGAATCTGCAGACATCGGCTCTGTACTATGATACTTTCGAGCTCGTCGTATCCCCTGCGCATCCGTTGGCCGAGTTCAAGCATGCCTCCATCGACAAGTTGAAGGATATCCCGCTGATCATGCTGTCTCCCGATACGCTCGGCAGGCGCTTCGTCGACCGCATCTTCTCCAAGAACGGCATCAACCCCAACATCGTGATGGAGCTGTCCAGCAGCGAGGAGGTCAAGCGGATGGTCGAAATCAACCTCGGAGCCGCTATCGTCTCCAACCTGTCCATCGCCAACGAGCTCCGGGCAGGCACGCTGCGGATGATCCGGGTGACGGAGCTGGAGGTCACCCATCCGATCGGCGTCGTCTACAAGTCCGGAAGATATTTGAACTCCGCCATGCAGCAGTTCCTGAGCGATCTCAAGGGCATGCCCGAAGCGCAGTTCATCAGCAGCGAGTAG
- a CDS encoding histidinol-phosphatase, giving the protein MKFDLHTHHSRCGHAEGSIEDYIRAAIDAGIGAIGISDHSPYFGSEEDHPQPGIAMARSSLAGYVEEVLALKAKYEGRIEVLLGMESDFFPEHADTYRKAYETYPFDYIIGSVHFTSGKSIFNKTRWKGLSQSAQAEQKREYYELIRQSAVSGMFQVLGHIDAMKGYYPAFSDIPASESIDLALQAIAGSGASIEINTSGKTKTVGGWYPSNEILERARYFGVTCSFGSDSHVPARVGDDFEEVRALLRSIGFREWFFYRQKQPVAVPL; this is encoded by the coding sequence ATGAAATTCGACCTGCACACCCACCACAGCCGCTGCGGCCATGCCGAAGGAAGCATCGAGGACTATATCCGCGCCGCGATCGACGCCGGAATCGGCGCGATCGGCATCTCCGACCATTCCCCCTACTTCGGCAGCGAAGAAGACCATCCGCAGCCGGGCATTGCGATGGCCCGCAGCTCTCTGGCGGGCTACGTCGAGGAGGTGCTGGCCCTGAAGGCCAAATACGAAGGCAGGATCGAAGTGCTGCTGGGCATGGAGTCGGATTTCTTTCCGGAGCATGCCGATACATACCGCAAGGCTTACGAGACCTATCCGTTCGACTATATCATCGGCTCGGTCCATTTCACGTCAGGCAAAAGCATCTTCAACAAAACCCGCTGGAAGGGACTGTCGCAATCGGCGCAGGCCGAGCAGAAGCGCGAGTATTATGAGCTGATCAGGCAATCGGCCGTCAGCGGCATGTTCCAGGTGCTCGGCCATATCGACGCGATGAAGGGATATTATCCCGCGTTCTCCGACATCCCGGCTTCCGAGAGCATCGACTTGGCTCTGCAGGCCATCGCCGGAAGCGGGGCGTCGATCGAGATCAACACCTCCGGCAAAACGAAAACGGTCGGCGGCTGGTACCCGTCCAACGAAATCCTGGAAAGAGCCCGTTACTTCGGGGTCACATGCAGCTTCGGCTCGGATTCCCATGTGCCCGCGCGGGTCGGGGACGACTTCGAGGAAGTCCGCGCCCTGCTGAGATCGATCGGGTTCCGGGAATGGTTCTTCTATCGGCAGAAGCAGCCGGTGGCGGTGCCTCTTTGA
- a CDS encoding EamA family transporter: MTDPAVWLLISIGSAAVFGFAGWWMKVSQMRGGSNTSLLLGLYATGTAGFLFQCLADGSWTAVLGWKAWLAGAVVGAGSAWGNVVFMQALRYGPASLTSPITNLNIVLVVAMSVWIYGEPLGGWEAAGIVLLLAAAVLIALRRAEPLSIGDRRWFLYTGAAVVLFTFRNGGLKATSELGLPSSSVLLTGYFLSLLWFAAAALKERSGQKIGGAVPQSSADGWSVGLRLGLLAGLFSYGGLQLYAWAIETGKAGIAAPIFATNSLVVAAGSILLYRERLTRLQWLAFACLLAGHVVIKL, from the coding sequence ATGACAGACCCTGCTGTATGGCTTCTGATCTCGATCGGCAGCGCCGCCGTGTTCGGCTTCGCCGGCTGGTGGATGAAAGTGTCCCAAATGCGCGGCGGGAGCAATACCTCCCTCCTATTGGGATTGTACGCGACAGGAACGGCCGGCTTTCTCTTCCAATGTCTGGCGGACGGAAGCTGGACGGCCGTGCTCGGCTGGAAGGCCTGGCTCGCAGGAGCGGTTGTCGGAGCCGGCTCCGCCTGGGGCAACGTCGTGTTCATGCAGGCGCTGCGCTACGGACCGGCCAGTCTCACCTCGCCGATTACGAACCTCAACATCGTCCTTGTCGTGGCGATGTCGGTATGGATATACGGCGAGCCGCTTGGTGGATGGGAAGCGGCCGGAATCGTCCTGCTGCTGGCAGCCGCTGTCCTGATCGCCCTGCGCCGCGCGGAGCCGCTCTCGATCGGGGACCGGCGCTGGTTCCTGTATACGGGAGCGGCCGTCGTCCTGTTCACCTTCCGCAACGGAGGCTTGAAGGCGACGAGCGAGCTCGGCTTGCCCTCCTCCTCCGTTCTCTTGACCGGCTACTTCCTATCGCTGCTCTGGTTTGCGGCAGCCGCCCTCAAGGAGCGCTCCGGCCAGAAGATCGGCGGCGCAGTCCCGCAATCCTCCGCCGATGGCTGGAGCGTCGGCCTCCGTCTCGGCCTGCTCGCGGGATTGTTCTCCTATGGCGGACTCCAGCTCTATGCCTGGGCGATCGAAACGGGCAAAGCCGGCATAGCCGCTCCCATCTTCGCGACAAACAGCCTTGTCGTGGCGGCCGGCTCGATCCTGCTGTACCGGGAACGCCTGACAAGGCTGCAATGGCTCGCTTTTGCCTGCCTTCTGGCAGGCCACGTCGTGATCAAGCTGTAG